In Microbacterium binotii, one DNA window encodes the following:
- a CDS encoding NAD(+) synthase: MSTHLPFTNPYRHGFARVAAVTIPVSVADPATNAEAVLAEARACHDDGVAVALFPELALSGYAIDDLVLQDPLLDAVTVAVERIVAASVDLRPVLAVGAPLRHGNRLYNCAVVIHRGEILGVAPKSMLPTYREFYERRWYAPGDDQRGGDIRIGDLYAPFGPDLLFEALDVDGLVVHAEVCEDMWVPVPPSSEAALAGATVLLNLSGSPITIARADDRKLLSQSQSLRCLAAYAYAAAGQGESTNDVSWDGQTMIYEGGQLLVETDRFPDAARRSVADVDLDRLRQDRLRQGTFDDNRRSLAERVGAFRTIHFRLDPPADLSGLRRPVARFPFVPADPARLAQDCYEAFSIQVSGLEQRMRAIGSPRPVIGVSGGLDSTHALLVVARAMDRMGRPRSEILAYTMPGFATGDGTKSNAIELAEAIGATIETIDIRPAATEILRGIGHPAADGEPLYDVTYENVQAGVRTDLLFRLANRHGGIVIGTSDLSELALGWATYGVGDQMSHYAVNAGVPKTLIQHLIRWVIADGVGIDERTAAVLQAVLDTEISPELVPAGEDGKVQSTEDAIGPYALHDFTLFHVLRFGMRPSKIAYLAEVAFADAEAGLWPAGFPDDERYAYDRETIVRWLRVFLRRYFGFAQFKRTAIPNGPKVSPAGSLSPRGDWRAPSDGNASAWLSELDAALEA, encoded by the coding sequence GTGAGCACGCACCTGCCCTTCACGAACCCCTACCGGCACGGCTTCGCCCGTGTCGCCGCCGTCACGATCCCGGTCAGCGTGGCCGATCCCGCGACGAACGCGGAGGCCGTGCTGGCCGAGGCGCGCGCCTGCCATGACGACGGTGTCGCCGTCGCACTCTTCCCGGAGCTGGCCCTCAGCGGCTACGCGATCGATGATCTCGTGCTGCAGGACCCGCTGCTGGATGCGGTGACCGTCGCCGTCGAGCGGATCGTCGCCGCATCCGTCGACCTCCGCCCCGTGCTGGCCGTCGGCGCGCCGCTGCGCCACGGCAACCGCCTCTACAACTGCGCGGTCGTCATCCACCGCGGCGAGATCCTCGGCGTCGCCCCGAAGTCGATGCTCCCCACCTACCGCGAGTTCTACGAGCGCCGCTGGTACGCCCCCGGCGACGACCAGCGCGGCGGCGACATCCGCATCGGCGACCTCTACGCTCCCTTCGGACCAGACCTGCTGTTCGAGGCGCTGGACGTGGACGGGCTCGTCGTGCACGCCGAGGTCTGCGAGGACATGTGGGTTCCCGTACCGCCCTCGTCCGAGGCTGCGCTCGCGGGGGCCACGGTGCTGCTGAACCTCAGCGGCAGCCCGATCACGATCGCCCGCGCCGACGACCGGAAGCTGCTCTCGCAGTCCCAGTCGCTGCGCTGCCTCGCCGCCTACGCCTATGCCGCGGCGGGCCAGGGCGAGTCGACGAACGACGTCTCGTGGGACGGTCAGACCATGATCTACGAGGGCGGTCAGCTGCTCGTCGAGACGGATCGGTTCCCGGACGCGGCCCGCCGCAGCGTCGCCGACGTCGACCTAGACCGCCTGCGCCAGGACCGCCTGCGCCAGGGCACCTTCGACGACAACCGCCGCTCACTCGCAGAGCGTGTGGGGGCGTTCCGCACGATCCACTTCCGTCTGGACCCGCCCGCCGACCTCTCGGGGCTGCGTCGCCCGGTCGCACGATTCCCCTTCGTCCCCGCCGACCCCGCCCGCCTCGCGCAGGACTGCTACGAGGCCTTCAGCATCCAGGTCTCCGGACTCGAACAGCGGATGCGGGCGATCGGCTCCCCGCGTCCGGTGATCGGCGTCTCGGGGGGCCTCGACTCCACCCATGCGCTGCTGGTCGTCGCCCGCGCGATGGACCGGATGGGGCGCCCGCGCAGCGAGATCCTCGCCTACACGATGCCCGGCTTCGCGACCGGAGACGGCACCAAATCCAACGCGATCGAACTCGCCGAGGCGATCGGCGCGACGATCGAGACGATCGACATCCGCCCCGCCGCCACCGAGATCCTGCGCGGGATCGGCCACCCGGCCGCCGACGGCGAGCCGCTCTACGACGTCACGTACGAGAACGTGCAGGCGGGAGTCCGCACCGACCTGCTGTTCCGCCTCGCGAACCGCCACGGCGGCATCGTCATCGGAACCTCCGACCTCTCCGAGCTGGCGCTCGGCTGGGCCACGTACGGCGTAGGCGACCAGATGAGTCACTACGCCGTCAACGCCGGGGTCCCCAAGACACTGATCCAGCACCTCATCCGATGGGTGATCGCAGACGGCGTCGGCATCGACGAGCGCACCGCCGCCGTGCTGCAGGCGGTCCTGGACACCGAGATCAGCCCCGAGCTCGTCCCCGCGGGCGAGGACGGCAAGGTGCAGTCGACCGAGGACGCCATCGGCCCGTACGCCCTCCACGACTTCACGCTGTTCCACGTCCTGCGTTTCGGGATGCGGCCGTCGAAGATCGCGTATCTCGCCGAGGTCGCCTTCGCCGACGCGGAGGCGGGGCTCTGGCCGGCCGGGTTCCCCGACGACGAGCGGTACGCCTACGACCGCGAGACGATCGTGCGGTGGCTGCGGGTGTTCCTGAGGCGCTACTTCGGCTTCGCCCAGTTCAAGCGCACCGCGATCCCCAACGGCCCGAAGGTCTCCCCCGCGGGATCGTTGTCGCCGCGCGGGGACTGGCGCGCACCGAGCGACGGGAACGCCTCCGCGTGGCTCAGCGAGCTGGACGCCGCCCTGGAGGCCTGA
- a CDS encoding TM0106 family RecB-like putative nuclease: MRYIEPAGSDSGRVVWSASDLKAAAECEFAWLRQLDARLGRIPAVIEPEDVMLERAARLGTRHELAVLQRYRDEFGDAVVEIPETRSGDETAMTDAVAATLAALADPDAHVVYQAAFRTGEFVGFADFLVRADDGAWIVQDTKLARHARVTALMQLAAYVDQLDAAGVPRADRVELLLGDGSVSTHRVRDLLPVYRQRRARLRALIVDRDLTAGAAGEPIAWADSRGALRVVACGRCATCETEVAAHRDLLLVAGMRPVQRERLRAAGITTIDQLAGAEAPPERMSDDVFTSLRTQARLQLESPAGVPGPDGTVPADAVPRYEVVLPQALAALPRRDAGDLFFDFEGDPLYTEGAGDWGIDYLFGWIDPEQQYSALWAHSFTDEKAALETFIDFVDLRRRAHPGMHIYHYAPYEPTHLLAMAARHGTREAEVDRLLRDGVFVDLYPIVRRALRVGSRSYSIKKLEPLYMGAQRRTSDVQRGDDSIVRYVEARALLEVGQSDQAQLVLDDLAEYNRDDCVSTLRLRDWLVDRAREAQLFPSADPVVGEDVYEPSFRSVALQRRAAVTDDEADAAALRLGAAAIDYYPREAKTFWASHFLRLREPVSLWEDTRDVVVLDGARTRVVDDWQPGQGRQRALRRRLELRGDPAPGTRLSVGTQPFLVYATPAPFGEASPRWIHAARAVRIVEALDDGAVVEELAADGETWADLPIALAPAAPPAAGNQQAAIDAWADTLIDADPHFPLDAATDILRRVAPRTTTDALTPSTGDDVAAIVRSVVDLDDSYLAVQGPPGTGKTYVGSHVVARLVAERGFRVGVVAQSHAVVEHMLDRIVAAGLPSNLVGKALKDPSQADAVSFTVFEKNALAAFTEDRPGGFVVGGTAWDFSHAGRVPRRSLNLLVIDEAGQFSLASTIAVSRAARRLLLLGDPQQLPQVSQGTHPEPVDESALGWVMDGQAVLPASHGYFLSHTWRMHPALASAVSELSYDGELASAPVTATRTLDGVEPGVHPVPVVHAGNAVASPEEAAEVVRIVRDTIGRTWTCQDDGEVVARPLTAADVIVVTPYNGQQVEVENALEAAGLAGVRVGTVDKFQGQEAVVAIVSLAASSGREAPRGLEFLLLQNRLNVAVSRAQFAAYVVFSPDLLDDLPRTPEGVARLSAFARLVGEDEPSSVTATGVRIGHPGEV; the protein is encoded by the coding sequence ATGCGATACATCGAGCCTGCGGGGTCCGACAGCGGGCGCGTGGTGTGGAGCGCGAGCGACCTCAAGGCCGCCGCGGAGTGCGAGTTCGCGTGGTTGCGCCAGCTGGATGCGCGGCTGGGCCGCATCCCCGCGGTCATCGAACCCGAAGACGTCATGCTCGAGCGGGCGGCCAGGCTCGGCACGCGGCACGAGCTGGCCGTGCTGCAGCGCTATCGCGACGAGTTCGGCGACGCGGTCGTCGAGATCCCCGAGACCCGGTCGGGCGATGAGACGGCGATGACGGATGCGGTCGCCGCGACCCTCGCCGCTCTTGCGGATCCGGATGCCCACGTCGTCTATCAGGCGGCATTCCGCACCGGTGAGTTCGTGGGCTTCGCCGACTTCCTGGTGCGTGCGGACGACGGCGCGTGGATCGTGCAGGACACCAAACTCGCCCGCCACGCGCGCGTGACGGCTTTGATGCAGCTGGCGGCATACGTCGATCAGCTCGACGCCGCGGGGGTCCCCCGAGCCGACCGTGTGGAGCTGCTGCTGGGCGACGGTTCGGTCAGCACCCACCGGGTGCGCGATCTGCTTCCGGTGTACCGGCAGCGTCGCGCGCGCCTGCGCGCGCTCATCGTCGACCGCGACCTGACCGCGGGCGCCGCCGGCGAGCCGATCGCGTGGGCGGACAGCCGCGGGGCGCTGCGTGTCGTGGCGTGCGGGCGGTGTGCGACGTGCGAGACGGAGGTCGCCGCGCACCGCGACCTGCTGCTCGTCGCCGGGATGCGTCCCGTGCAGCGCGAGCGTCTGCGTGCCGCCGGCATCACGACGATCGACCAGTTGGCCGGTGCCGAGGCGCCGCCGGAGCGCATGAGCGACGACGTCTTCACGTCGCTGCGGACGCAGGCACGTCTGCAGCTGGAGAGTCCCGCCGGCGTGCCCGGACCCGACGGCACGGTGCCCGCGGACGCCGTGCCCCGCTACGAGGTCGTCCTGCCGCAGGCGCTCGCCGCCCTGCCGCGACGCGATGCGGGCGATCTCTTCTTCGATTTCGAGGGCGACCCGCTGTACACCGAAGGGGCCGGCGACTGGGGGATCGACTACCTCTTCGGATGGATCGATCCCGAGCAGCAGTACTCGGCGCTGTGGGCGCACTCGTTCACCGACGAGAAGGCGGCCCTCGAGACGTTCATCGACTTCGTCGATCTGCGTCGCCGCGCGCATCCGGGCATGCACATCTACCACTACGCGCCCTACGAGCCGACGCACCTGCTGGCGATGGCCGCGCGTCACGGCACCCGCGAGGCCGAGGTCGACCGTCTGCTGCGCGACGGCGTCTTCGTCGACCTGTATCCGATCGTCCGGCGGGCGCTGCGGGTCGGGTCCCGGTCGTACTCCATCAAGAAGCTCGAGCCGCTGTACATGGGCGCCCAGCGCCGCACGAGCGACGTGCAGCGCGGCGACGACTCGATCGTGCGTTACGTCGAGGCGCGGGCGCTGCTCGAGGTGGGGCAGAGCGATCAGGCTCAGCTCGTGCTCGACGATCTGGCCGAGTACAACCGCGACGACTGCGTCTCGACGCTCCGCCTGCGGGACTGGCTCGTCGACCGCGCGCGCGAGGCCCAGCTCTTCCCCTCGGCGGATCCCGTCGTGGGTGAGGACGTCTACGAGCCGTCGTTCCGCTCCGTCGCCCTCCAGCGCCGCGCGGCCGTCACCGACGACGAGGCGGATGCGGCGGCCCTGCGCCTCGGCGCCGCGGCGATCGACTACTACCCGCGCGAGGCGAAGACCTTCTGGGCCTCGCACTTCCTCCGGCTCCGCGAGCCGGTGTCGCTGTGGGAGGACACCCGCGACGTCGTCGTGCTCGACGGCGCACGCACGCGTGTGGTGGACGACTGGCAGCCGGGGCAAGGGCGTCAGCGCGCCCTGCGTCGCCGCCTCGAGCTGCGGGGCGATCCCGCGCCGGGCACGCGGCTGAGCGTCGGCACCCAGCCCTTCCTCGTGTACGCCACTCCGGCGCCGTTCGGTGAGGCATCCCCGCGGTGGATCCATGCGGCGCGTGCGGTGCGCATCGTCGAGGCGCTGGATGACGGCGCCGTCGTGGAGGAGCTCGCCGCCGACGGCGAGACCTGGGCGGATCTGCCGATCGCACTCGCGCCGGCGGCTCCCCCCGCAGCCGGTAACCAGCAGGCGGCGATCGACGCGTGGGCCGACACCCTGATCGACGCCGACCCGCACTTCCCGCTCGACGCGGCCACCGACATCCTGCGTCGCGTCGCTCCGCGCACCACGACGGACGCGCTGACGCCCTCGACCGGCGACGACGTCGCGGCCATCGTCCGCAGCGTCGTCGATCTCGACGACAGTTATCTCGCCGTCCAGGGCCCTCCGGGCACGGGAAAGACCTACGTGGGCTCCCATGTCGTCGCGCGTCTCGTGGCCGAGCGCGGCTTCCGCGTGGGTGTCGTCGCGCAGTCGCACGCCGTCGTGGAGCACATGCTGGATCGGATCGTGGCTGCAGGACTCCCCTCGAATCTCGTCGGCAAGGCGCTCAAAGACCCGAGCCAGGCGGATGCCGTGTCGTTCACGGTGTTCGAGAAGAACGCGCTCGCGGCGTTCACCGAGGACCGACCCGGCGGCTTTGTCGTCGGCGGGACCGCGTGGGACTTCAGCCACGCCGGACGCGTTCCCCGTCGCAGCCTCAATCTGCTCGTGATCGACGAGGCGGGTCAGTTCTCCCTCGCCTCGACGATCGCCGTGTCCCGGGCAGCGCGTCGCCTGCTGCTGCTCGGCGACCCGCAGCAGCTGCCGCAGGTCAGTCAGGGCACGCATCCCGAGCCGGTCGACGAGTCGGCGCTGGGGTGGGTCATGGACGGGCAGGCGGTGCTGCCCGCATCCCACGGCTACTTCCTCTCGCACACGTGGCGGATGCACCCCGCACTCGCGAGCGCGGTGTCCGAGCTCTCCTACGACGGCGAACTCGCGTCCGCGCCCGTGACCGCCACCCGCACGCTGGACGGCGTGGAACCGGGCGTGCACCCGGTCCCCGTGGTGCACGCGGGCAACGCGGTCGCCTCGCCCGAGGAGGCGGCGGAGGTGGTGCGCATCGTCCGCGACACGATCGGCCGTACCTGGACGTGCCAGGACGACGGCGAGGTGGTCGCGCGGCCGCTCACCGCCGCGGACGTCATCGTCGTGACGCCCTACAACGGTCAGCAGGTGGAGGTGGAGAACGCGCTGGAGGCGGCGGGTCTCGCCGGCGTCCGGGTGGGCACGGTGGACAAGTTCCAGGGTCAGGAAGCGGTCGTCGCGATCGTGTCGCTCGCCGCGTCCTCGGGCCGCGAGGCTCCGCGCGGGCTGGAATTCCTGCTCCTGCAGAACCGGCTGAATGTGGCCGTCTCGCGCGCGCAGTTCGCCGCGTACGTCGTCTTCTCGCCCGACCTGCTCGACGACCTGCCGCGCACCCCCGAGGGAGTGGCGCGACTGAGCGCGTTCGCCCGGCTGGTCGGCGAGGACGAGCCGTCGTCGGTCACGGCGACAGGGGTGCGAATCGGTCATCCGGGAGAGGTATGA
- a CDS encoding magnesium and cobalt transport protein CorA, producing the protein MTLIDNAIYVQGHRVETPRSLDETYELLDAHDGFAWIGMYRPGPAELASVAGEFGLHPLAVEDALQGHQRSKVERYGDTLFVVLRPAHYDDELEHVDFGELHLFVGPRFVVTIRHAESPNLAAVRQRLERQPELLELGPEAVLYAILDRVVDEYEPVVAGIENDIDEIEDQLFGDSDDDALSRRIYELFGEVISFGRAVQPMAGMLEWLRRGYEKYDVDLEVQRNLRDVLDHVIRIADRIDGFRALLDKALTVHSALVARRQTEANLAQNDEIKKISSWAAIIFAPGLIAGIYGMNFENMPELHWEYGYPLAVGGMGVFAVALWVIFRKKKWL; encoded by the coding sequence ATGACTCTGATCGACAACGCCATCTACGTCCAGGGGCACCGCGTGGAGACCCCGCGCAGCCTCGACGAGACCTACGAACTGCTCGACGCCCACGACGGCTTCGCCTGGATCGGGATGTACCGGCCCGGCCCCGCAGAACTCGCGAGCGTCGCGGGCGAGTTCGGCCTGCATCCGCTCGCGGTCGAGGACGCGCTCCAGGGCCATCAGCGCTCGAAGGTGGAGCGGTACGGCGACACCCTGTTCGTCGTGCTGCGTCCGGCGCACTACGACGACGAGCTCGAGCACGTCGACTTCGGTGAGCTGCACCTGTTCGTGGGACCCCGATTCGTGGTGACCATCCGTCACGCCGAGTCGCCGAACCTCGCAGCCGTCCGGCAGCGGCTCGAGCGCCAGCCGGAGCTGCTGGAGCTGGGGCCGGAGGCCGTGCTCTACGCGATCCTCGACCGCGTGGTCGACGAGTACGAACCGGTCGTCGCCGGTATCGAGAACGACATCGACGAGATCGAGGATCAGCTCTTCGGCGACAGCGACGACGACGCACTCTCACGTCGCATCTACGAGCTCTTCGGCGAGGTCATCAGCTTCGGTCGTGCCGTGCAGCCGATGGCCGGGATGCTGGAATGGCTGCGTCGCGGCTACGAGAAGTACGACGTCGATCTCGAGGTGCAGCGCAACCTCCGCGATGTGCTCGACCACGTCATCCGCATCGCTGACCGCATCGACGGTTTCCGGGCGCTGCTCGATAAGGCGCTGACGGTGCACTCCGCCCTCGTCGCCCGCCGTCAGACCGAGGCCAACCTCGCGCAGAACGACGAGATCAAGAAGATCTCGTCGTGGGCGGCGATCATCTTCGCGCCGGGGCTCATCGCGGGCATCTACGGCATGAACTTCGAGAACATGCCCGAGCTGCACTGGGAGTACGGCTACCCGCTCGCCGTCGGCGGCATGGGGGTCTTCGCGGTCGCCCTCTGGGTGATCTTCCGCAAGAAGAAGTGGCTCTGA
- the upp gene encoding uracil phosphoribosyltransferase, whose protein sequence is MRLHVADHPLITHKLTVLRDKNTPSPVFRQLTEELLTLLAYEATRNVRVEELEIETPVTSTTGVRISEPRPLVVPILRAGLGMLDGMVKLLPTAEIGFLGMARNEETLQPYTYAERLPDDLSDRQCFVLDPMLATGGSLGAAIDFLFARGAQDVTAICILGAPEGVAKIEELVGDRDVTLVLGALDERLNEKGYIVPGLGDAGDRLYGTV, encoded by the coding sequence ATGCGCCTGCACGTCGCCGACCACCCGCTCATCACGCACAAGCTCACGGTGCTGCGCGACAAGAACACCCCCTCCCCGGTGTTCCGTCAGCTGACGGAGGAGCTGCTGACCCTCCTCGCTTACGAGGCGACGCGCAACGTCCGGGTCGAGGAGCTCGAGATCGAGACGCCGGTGACCTCGACGACGGGCGTGCGGATCTCCGAGCCGCGTCCCCTGGTCGTCCCCATCCTGCGCGCGGGTCTCGGCATGCTCGACGGCATGGTCAAGCTGCTGCCCACGGCCGAGATCGGCTTCCTCGGCATGGCGCGCAACGAGGAGACCCTGCAGCCGTACACCTACGCGGAGCGCCTGCCCGACGACCTCAGCGACCGCCAGTGCTTCGTGCTCGACCCGATGCTCGCCACCGGCGGTTCGCTGGGCGCGGCGATCGACTTCCTCTTCGCCCGCGGGGCACAGGACGTCACCGCGATCTGCATCCTCGGCGCGCCCGAGGGCGTCGCGAAGATCGAGGAACTCGTCGGCGACCGCGATGTGACCCTCGTGCTCGGTGCGCTCGATGAGCGCCTGAACGAGAAGGGCTACATCGTGCCCGGTCTCGGCGACGCGGGCGACCGCCTCTACGGCACGGTCTGA
- the tadA gene encoding tRNA adenosine(34) deaminase TadA, whose amino-acid sequence MARALELAQHASADGDVPVGAVVLDAGGRTIAEGRNERELTADPTAHAEVVALRRAAASTGSWNLSGCTLVVTLEPCVMCAGAILQARIDRVVFGAWDDKAGAAGSMYDLLRDRRLPYRVEVIGGVAEQAASAQLQEFFTARR is encoded by the coding sequence ATGGCGCGTGCGTTGGAGTTGGCGCAGCACGCCTCGGCGGACGGTGACGTCCCCGTCGGTGCGGTCGTACTCGATGCCGGCGGTCGGACGATCGCGGAGGGGCGCAACGAGCGCGAGCTCACGGCGGATCCCACCGCTCACGCGGAGGTCGTGGCACTGAGGCGCGCGGCCGCATCCACCGGATCCTGGAACCTCAGCGGCTGTACCCTCGTGGTCACGCTCGAGCCGTGCGTCATGTGCGCGGGCGCGATCCTGCAGGCACGCATCGACCGCGTCGTGTTCGGCGCGTGGGACGACAAGGCCGGAGCTGCGGGATCGATGTACGACCTGCTGCGCGATCGCCGCCTGCCCTATCGCGTCGAGGTCATCGGCGGAGTGGCGGAGCAGGCCGCTTCCGCGCAGCTCCAGGAGTTCTTCACAGCCCGTCGCTGA
- a CDS encoding alpha/beta hydrolase family esterase, producing the protein MTEFRTTRRRGAALAAVAVAALAAAGCAADAPSEAAPTPSTACSPAWEPGRTDVDYTFEGAERHVSVFMPEGADPTAAVFALHGSNNNVDLILGVSELERTAAEEDFVLVVPQGSVPGNADGLWAWNVPGVVTTAEVGAPTESADDVSFLADLVDRVKTEGCVDTVFATGYSGGGRMISATACERPGLFDAIAPVDGLRAGVPQQQSDGSWAPDPVTCDPAAGTPVLSFAGTADPINPYDGGGAGYWQYGVQTAVERWAAIDGCGEPSVDSPTAGVRVTTFTECVDGPVVAYVVDGMGHTWPGRALETQAGYASVLGATTDLVDANAVMWDFFSQLS; encoded by the coding sequence ATGACCGAGTTCCGCACGACACGGCGCCGTGGTGCTGCACTGGCCGCCGTGGCGGTGGCCGCGCTCGCCGCCGCCGGCTGCGCGGCCGACGCCCCGTCCGAAGCCGCACCGACCCCGTCGACTGCCTGTTCGCCGGCGTGGGAGCCCGGCCGCACCGACGTGGACTACACGTTCGAGGGCGCCGAGCGCCACGTCTCGGTGTTCATGCCGGAGGGTGCGGACCCGACCGCCGCGGTGTTCGCGCTGCACGGCTCCAACAACAACGTCGATCTGATCCTGGGCGTCAGCGAGCTGGAACGGACCGCGGCCGAGGAGGACTTCGTCCTGGTCGTGCCTCAGGGGTCGGTGCCGGGCAACGCCGATGGCCTCTGGGCGTGGAACGTGCCGGGCGTGGTGACGACGGCCGAGGTCGGCGCGCCGACCGAGAGCGCCGACGACGTGAGCTTCCTCGCCGATCTGGTCGACCGAGTGAAGACGGAGGGATGCGTGGACACCGTGTTCGCGACGGGCTACTCGGGCGGCGGTCGCATGATCTCGGCGACCGCATGCGAACGGCCGGGCCTGTTCGACGCGATCGCTCCCGTCGATGGGCTGCGCGCAGGAGTGCCGCAGCAGCAGAGCGATGGCAGCTGGGCGCCGGATCCCGTGACGTGCGATCCCGCCGCGGGCACTCCGGTGCTGAGCTTCGCCGGTACTGCCGACCCCATCAACCCTTACGACGGCGGCGGTGCGGGCTATTGGCAGTACGGCGTGCAGACAGCTGTCGAACGGTGGGCGGCGATCGATGGATGCGGCGAGCCGAGCGTCGACTCACCGACCGCGGGCGTGAGAGTCACGACCTTCACCGAGTGCGTAGACGGGCCCGTGGTGGCCTACGTGGTGGACGGCATGGGACACACCTGGCCCGGTCGCGCGCTCGAGACGCAGGCCGGCTACGCGTCGGTGCTCGGCGCCACCACCGACCTCGTCGACGCGAACGCGGTCATGTGGGACTTCTTCTCACAACTGAGCTGA
- a CDS encoding LLM class F420-dependent oxidoreductase gives MEYCVFTEPQEGFGYRDQLAFAQRAEELGFDGFFRSDHYMRMAPGDPLPGPTDAWTTLAGLARETSRIRLGTLVSSVTYRVPGILAVQVAQVDDMSDGRVELGLGTGWFAEEHAAYGIPFPEKRFGLLEEQLEILTGMWRTPVGETFSFHGEHYRLDESPALPKPVQERVPVIVGGGGPRRTPAIAARYASEFNIGFATDEVIAEKFRTVRAACESIGRDPGSLKLSVALPTIVGRTPAEREGRAASIGTDAASFDNGANIIGDPAAVLDRVERLRALGADRVYFQLMDMRDLEHLDLLGAEALPHLPH, from the coding sequence ATGGAGTACTGCGTCTTCACGGAACCGCAAGAGGGGTTCGGCTACCGGGACCAGCTGGCCTTCGCCCAGCGCGCGGAGGAGCTCGGCTTCGACGGGTTCTTCCGCTCCGACCACTACATGCGGATGGCCCCCGGCGATCCGCTGCCCGGGCCGACCGACGCCTGGACGACCCTCGCGGGTCTCGCGCGGGAGACCTCCCGCATCCGCCTCGGCACGCTCGTCTCCTCCGTCACCTACCGCGTGCCGGGCATCCTCGCGGTCCAGGTGGCGCAGGTCGACGACATGAGCGACGGCCGGGTGGAACTCGGCCTCGGCACCGGCTGGTTCGCCGAGGAGCATGCCGCGTACGGCATCCCGTTCCCCGAGAAGCGGTTCGGGCTGCTCGAGGAGCAGCTCGAGATCCTCACCGGGATGTGGCGGACCCCTGTCGGCGAGACGTTCTCCTTCCACGGCGAGCACTACCGGCTCGACGAGAGCCCGGCACTCCCGAAGCCGGTGCAGGAACGCGTGCCGGTCATCGTGGGCGGCGGCGGACCGCGGCGCACGCCCGCCATCGCCGCGCGCTACGCGAGCGAGTTCAACATCGGCTTCGCGACCGACGAGGTGATCGCAGAGAAGTTCCGCACCGTGCGCGCCGCCTGCGAGAGCATCGGACGCGACCCGGGAAGCCTGAAGCTCTCGGTCGCGCTGCCGACCATCGTCGGGCGCACCCCCGCCGAACGCGAGGGACGCGCGGCCTCGATCGGGACGGATGCGGCGAGCTTCGACAACGGAGCGAACATCATCGGCGATCCGGCCGCCGTGCTCGATCGGGTCGAGCGACTGCGCGCACTGGGCGCGGATCGCGTCTACTTCCAGCTCATGGACATGCGCGACCTCGAGCACCTCGACCTGCTCGGCGCCGAAGCGCTCCCCCACCTGCCGCACTGA
- a CDS encoding alpha/beta hydrolase — translation MIEPTSPLFDGITARQVDTARISARVLLRDGDRSDTPAERTVVLLHGLLSSSLIWQEFMEDLPSDLRVVAIDLRGFGGTESLPVDATRGVRDFADDLHAVLDALEIRAAHLVGTDLGASVAAQYALDGHGALSLTLQAPISPYGLGGTRLDGSPLSDDGAGTGAATANAEFVRRLTARDKSDESPASPRSVFRAEFVSESYRTAREDVWVDAMLSTSTAGGNYPGDTVSSPNWPGAASGNLGVLNALAPTHFDQSALAHLGARTPVLWIHGELDAIVSDASFLDPAHLGSLGILPDWPGTDEAPSQPMVSQTRAVLDADAATGADVRELIVEGVGHLVHLERPAAVRQALLEVIGYIGHAPNPAPPTETIVLKSSD, via the coding sequence ATGATCGAACCCACCAGCCCCCTGTTCGACGGCATCACCGCCCGACAGGTGGACACCGCACGTATCTCCGCGCGCGTTCTGCTGCGCGACGGCGATCGCAGCGACACCCCCGCCGAGCGCACGGTGGTGCTTCTGCACGGCCTGCTGTCGTCGTCGCTGATCTGGCAGGAGTTCATGGAGGATCTCCCGAGCGACCTGCGCGTCGTGGCGATCGACCTGCGCGGGTTCGGGGGCACGGAGTCGCTGCCGGTCGACGCCACCCGCGGGGTCCGCGACTTCGCGGACGACCTGCACGCCGTGCTCGACGCCCTCGAGATCCGCGCGGCGCACCTCGTCGGCACCGATCTCGGCGCATCCGTCGCGGCGCAGTACGCGCTCGACGGCCACGGCGCCCTGTCGCTGACGCTGCAGGCGCCCATCTCCCCTTACGGTCTGGGCGGCACCCGCCTCGACGGCAGCCCCCTCAGCGACGACGGCGCGGGAACCGGTGCCGCCACGGCGAACGCGGAGTTCGTGCGCCGGCTGACCGCCCGCGACAAGAGCGACGAGTCACCCGCATCACCCCGGAGCGTCTTCCGCGCCGAGTTCGTCTCGGAGTCGTACCGGACGGCTCGCGAGGACGTCTGGGTCGACGCGATGCTCTCCACCTCCACCGCCGGCGGCAACTACCCGGGAGACACGGTGTCGAGCCCGAACTGGCCGGGCGCGGCATCCGGGAATCTCGGAGTGCTCAACGCACTCGCCCCCACCCACTTCGACCAGTCCGCGCTCGCACACCTCGGAGCGCGCACGCCGGTGCTGTGGATCCACGGCGAGCTCGATGCGATCGTCTCGGACGCCTCTTTCCTGGACCCGGCCCACCTCGGCTCGCTCGGCATCCTGCCGGACTGGCCGGGCACGGATGAGGCGCCGAGCCAGCCCATGGTGTCGCAGACGCGTGCCGTGCTGGATGCGGACGCCGCGACCGGAGCAGACGTGCGCGAACTCATCGTCGAGGGGGTCGGCCACCTCGTGCATCTCGAGCGTCCCGCCGCCGTACGGCAGGCGCTGCTGGAGGTCATCGGCTACATCGGGCACGCCCCGAACCCGGCACCTCCCACCGAGACGATCGTGCTCAAGTCCTCGGACTGA